The Corynebacterium felinum DNA segment GCAGACGCAGGCGCATCCTCCGACAAGCCCTACATCGCAGTAGTCTCCAAGGGCTACCAGCACCAGTTCTGGCAGGCAGTCAAGCAGGGCGCAGAAAAGGCCGCTGACGAGCTCGGCGTCACCATCACCTACGACGGCCCAGACAACGAAACCCAGGTAGACAAGCAAATCCAGCAGCTGCAGACCGCACTGTCGAAGAAGCCAGTCGCCGTCGTCTTCGCCGCACTCGACTCCCAAGCAGCCGTACCACTTTTGGAATCCGCAGAAAAAGACAACATCCCAGTCGTCGCCTTCGACTCCGGTGTTGACTCCGACATCCCAGTAGCCACCGCCGCAACCGACAACAAGGCCGCTGCAGGCGAGGCCGCAAAGAACGTAGTCGAGCTCGTCGGCGACAGCGGCGAAGTCGGCATCATCTGCCAAGACCAGACCTCCACCACCGCCAAGGACCGCCGCGACGGCTTCAAGGAATACCTGGAGAAGAACGCACCAAACCTCAAGGTCGTTGACATCCAGTACGGTGGCGGCGACCACCAGAAGTCCGCCGACCTGACCAAGACCATGCTTCAGGCGCACTCCGGCATCAAGGCCATGTACGGCTGCAACGAAGGCTCCGCAGTGGGCATCGGCCTGGGCGTAACCGAGGCCGGCAAGAAGGGCTCCGTGACTGTGGTTGGCTTCGACTCCGGTGAAGCACAGATGAACTTCATCAAGGACGGCACCATCGCAGGCGCAGTCACCCAGGACCCCGTCGACATCGGCTACCAGGCAGTCAAGGCAGCCTACGCTGCAAGCAAGGGCGAGAAAGTAGAGAAGAACATCGCTACCAACTACGCCTGGTACGACAAGAAGAACATTGACGACGCCGACATCCAGACCATGCTCTACAAGTAAGGACTGACACATCATGGCACAACATCCAGTGATCGGCATTCGCCCCATCATCGATGGGCGCCGCCAAGGCGTACGCGAATCCCTGGAAGAAAAAACCATGTCCATGGCGCACGCCGCCAAAAAACTCATCGAATCCACCCTCACCCACACAGACGGCACCCCCGTTGAGTGCGTGATCGCAGATAGCACCATCGGACGCGCCGGGGAAGCAGCAGCCTGCGCCGAAAAATTCGCCGCACTGCCCATCGCCGGTGAACTCACCGTCACCCCCTCCTGGTGCTACGTCACCGAGGTCATGGACTTAAACCCCAACTACCCACACGCAATCTGGGGCTTCAACGGCACCGAGCGCCCTGGCGCAGTGACCCTCGCTGCCAACCTGGCCGCATACGCGCAGTTCGGTGTTCCCGCCTTCGGCATCTACGGCGAGCATGTCCAAGATGCCTCTGATGAGGACATCCCAGCTGAGGTAGCAGAGCGCATCTTGCTGTTCGCCCGCTGCGCTATCGCTGTAGGCACCATGCGCGGTCGCAATTACCTGCAAATCGGTTCTGCGTGCATGGGTATTGCAGGTTCCGTCATCGATCGCCATATGCTGCAGGATTACCTAGGCATGGGCACCGAGAGCGTGGACATGACCGAGGTTGCCCGTCGCGTGGACCGCAACGTGTTCGCCCCTCAGGAGTACGAGGTTGCGCGACAGTGGGTGCGCGAGCGCATCACCGAGGGTGAGGATAAGAACCCTGAGCATAATCGCTTAAGCGATGAGCAGCGTGAGCTGCAGTGGGATTATGTGACCAAGATGGTGCTCATTGGCCGGGATCTCATGGAAGGCAACCCACGCCTGACCGAGTTCGGTTTCGAGGAAGAAGCCGCAGGCCACAACGCTATTTGTGCTGGTTTCCAGGGGCAGCGTCAGTGGACAGATCACCTGCCTAATGGCGATTTTATGGAGACAATCCTCAATACCAGCTTCGACTGGACAGGTAAGCGTCGCCCTTATGTGATGGCTACCGAAAACGATGTGCTCAACGGCATCAGCATGCTGTTTAACTTCCTTCTGACCAACCGCGCACAGCTGTTCTCGGACGTGCGCACATACTGGTCACCTGAAGCGATCGAGCGCGTCACCGGCGTAAAACCAGAAGGTGCAGCCGCACACGGCTTCCTTGACCTGCGCAATTCCGGCCCTACCACTTTGGACGCCACCTGCGCTGCGAAGGATGAGAACGGTAACCCCACCATTAAGCCGTGGTGGGAGATGACCGATGCGGATATCGATGCCTGCCTTGAGGCCACCACGTTCCACGCGGCAACGCACGAATATTTCCGCGGCGGCGGGTTCTCCACCCACTTCACCACCCCAGGGGGCGTGCCTGTGACCATGGCGCGCATCAACCTGGTCAAGGGTGTGGGTCCTGTGCTGCAGATCGCCGAAGGTGAGACGGTGTTGCTTGACGACGCCGCCACCGCCGCCATCGTCGATCGCACCGACCCCACGTGGCCAACCACCTTCTTCGCCCCACGTCTGACCGGCGAAGGCGCGTTTGAAAGCGTGTACAAGGTGATGGATAACTGGGGTGCAAACCACGGTGCTATCGGCTACGGCCACTTCGGCCATGAGCTGATCACCTTGGCTGCGATGCTGCGTATCCCTGTGAATATGCACAATGTGGAATCTGAGCGAATCTTCAGGCCTCGCGCCTGGGGTCTGCACGGAACCCAGAATGCTGAGAGCGCAGACTTTAGGGCCTGCGCAAACTACGGACCCCTCTACGGCTGATGTGTAGTTTCCACATCGTCGTGGACCTCGGGTCTTCCTCCGGCCGCGTCCTCGTGATGGACGCGGCCGGGGGAAGCACCGATGAGGTGCACCGCTTTGCTCACACCGCGCAGGAGAAAAATGCGCAACTCGTGTGGGATATTGACACCCTCATTACTGAGGTTGTTCGTGGTCTTGGCAAGGCCAATGAGTTCATTGGCCACCAGCCGGCAACAGTGGGTATCGATACCTGGGGCGTGGATTATGCGCTGCTGGACGAGGCAGGCGATCGTATTGGTGAAGTAGTGTGCTACCGGGATGAGCGCACCACACGCACATCTGCCCAAGCCGATCAGGCCCTTGAGCAAAAGAAGCATTTTTCACTCACAGGTATTCAACCAGATCCCATCACCACTGCCCGCCAGCTTTTTGCCCAAGGCGTGGAAGATGGTTTCGATGGTGCGACTGCACTGTTGTTGCTGCCGGACTATGTGGCCTACGAACTGACTGGTGAAAAAGGCTGGTCGCAGGCAATTGTTTCCACCAGCGCGCTGGCGGCACCTGGTGCAGGCGACTGGGCGTGGGAGGTCTTTGATGCTTTGAACATCCCGCGGCATCTGGTGGGGGAGATTTCCCCTGAACGCAGCGTTGTTGGCCCCATCACCTATGAAGGTTTGAACAATTTAACAGTGGTGCGTTCGGGCAGCCACGACACGGCCTGCGCCGTGCATGGTCTGCGATTGGAGAGCACCGAGGCGTTCATTTCCTGTGGGTCGTGGTCGTTGTTCGGGTGTGTCAATAGCACGCCGGTACTCAGCGATGAAGCATTCTCCCGGGGTGTGACCAACGAGGTGTGCACCGATGGGAAGGTGCGCTTGTTACACAACCTTACCGGTTTGTGGATCATGCAGCAGTGCTGCCGCAATTTCGCTGACTCGCAGCGAGAAAGCGATATTGCCACTCTAGCGGCCAAGGCGGCGACACTGGATTCGCCTGGTGTGCTAATCGATACCACCGACCCCATTTTTACAACACCTAGCGACTACGCCTCACTCATTGCATCGAAGCTTGAAGAACACGGGTACCCAACCCCCGACAGCCCCGAAGCGATCGTGCGAGTAGTCACGGAATCTCTAGCCACCACCCACGCGCATGCACTGAAAAACCTCGAAGAGGTGACAGGGCGGACGTTTACACGCTTGCGCATGATTGGTGGCGGCGTACGTAACACCTTGTTATGCCAGCTCACAGCCGACTATTGCCAGATCCCAGTGGTGGCCGGCCCCCAAGAGGGCACCGCCTTTGGCTCGGCATTAGCCCAAATCGAAACAATCAGTGACACTCCTCAAAATTCCACTGCGTTGGAGTACAGCACTGTCACCTACCTGCCGAATACAACATAAATCTGAAGGGAATCATCATGGATGCTCTGGAAACCCAGCTGCGCCAAGAAATCTGCGACATCGGATATAAAGTGTGGATGACCGGCATGGTTGCCGCCAACGACGGCAACATTTCGGTTCGTCTGCCCAACGGTGACGTGCTGTGCACCCCCACCGGGGTGAGCAAGGGCTCGTTAACCCCAGAGAAAATCTGCAAGGTGGATCTCGACGGCAACGTGCTCGCCGCCAACGAACCCTACAAGCCTTCCTCCGAGGTGAAGGTGCACCTGCGCCTGTACAAGGAGAGTGAGAAGGTGAATGCGGTGGTGCACGCGCACCCACCCTATGGCACAGCTTTCGCTATCGCTGGTGAGCCAGTGATTAGCAAGATGATGCCGGAAAACATCATCGCTATGCCAGAAATCCCCGTAGCTCCTTATGCCACCCCTTCCACCTACGAGCTGGCGGAAATGATCGCCCCATTCACCCACACGCACTCTGCCTGCTTGATGGAAATGCACGGTGCGCTCAGCTGGGGCGATAGCCTGCTGTCGGCCTACCAAGCCATGGAGCGACTGGAATTTACCTGCAAGCTGACCTTCATCACCCGCCAAATGGGTGTGGACCGCCAGCTTCCGGAGGATGAGATTACCAAGCTGATTGGCATGCGCGCCCAGTACGGCATCTGCTAACCACCTGTGATAACCGAAAGGCGGAACAATGCTGAAAAATATTCCCCCAGTTCTATCCCCAGATTTGGTCAAGTCCATGATGGAGATGGGGCACGGCGATGAACTTGTTCTCGCCGACGCGAACTTCCCCGGCCACAGCCTTGGGGTTCCGGTGGTTCGCGCTGATGGTCTGGGTGTGCCGGAGCTTCTCAATGCTGTCTGCACCCTCATGCCGCTCGACCAATACAATGATTTTCAGTACTTTCTCATGGAAACTGTCGGCGATGATCCCACACCCACCATTTGGGCGAAGTACCGTGAGATTATTGCCCCCCACGACCCCAAAGCTGTGGGCGGGCAGGTAGAGCGGTTTGCTTTCTACGAACAGGCGAAGAAAGCATCAGTGGTTGTTATGACCGGGGAAACCGCACTGTACGGAAATATCATTGTGAAAAAAGGGGTTGTATAACCTAATGGCTGACCGGGTATTAATGGCAGATGTTGCCCAACTAGCAGGCGTGTCCCTGCAAACCGTGTCCCGCGTGGTCAACGGTTCCACATTGGTGACTGAAGCCACCAAAACAAAGGTGATGGACGCCATCAATACCCTCGGCTATCGCCCCAACCTCGCCGCCCGCAACCTCGCGGCCAGCCAAAGCAAAGCTGTCGGGGTGCTGCTGACTGGAGATGTCGATCATGGCATGTCCTCAGCTTTCCGTGCCGTTGAGCACGCCGCCCGCGAACAAGGCTACTACCTGTGCGTAGCTACCGCGGAGGATCCGAAACGCTACGAAGTAGCACTCGAACAGCTGGTCGGCCAAGCTGTCGCCGGATGTATCGTGCTTGCCCGCTCCGCCGACGTGCTCGACGCACTGGATACCTACGCGCCGAGCCTGCCTACCTGTTTGGTGTTCACCGACCACGATCCCGGTGACAATACCGCGGTGGTGGCTGTGGATCAGAAAAATGGTATCCGCAACCTCATCGATCACCTCACAGATCTCAACCGCACCCGGCTGTGCCACATCACCGGCGATATGAGCTGGGATGATGCGTTGGCGCGCCGGGAGGCGTTTGTTGATTACTGCCAAGAAATAGGTACTGATTTTCAGGTGGTCACGGGCTACGGCTGGTCGGCTCAGGCCGGGTACGATGCGGCATTAGCACTGCTTGACGACGCCGGTGCCAGCGTCGATAAGCAACGCCCCGATGCGATCGTGGCGGCGAACGATAACCTTGCCCTCGGGGTGATCCGTTGCCTGCATGAGCGGGGTTTGAGGATTCCTGAGGATATCGCGGTGACAGGTTTCGATGATTCGCCATTATCGGCGTGGACGACACCGTCGCTTACGACTGTCACTCAGGATTTTACGGCGATTGGTTCAGCCGCACTGCAAGCTCTGATGGAACTGCTTGAGGGCAAACCTGGCCCGAAGGTGATTTTGACTCCAGAGTTGGTGGTGCGGGAATCAACCGCCGGTAAAACATAGGGTAGCAATATTGCTGCCGTAATTCCTTGTTCACATGATTCGTTGAAAGGTTGTCCCTCCTTGTGCGAAGACGGGTTGTGTGAGCATTTTTTCAACACGTGTGATCTTTTGTCAGAAAGGACCTAAAAACTCATGACCGTTACTTATCAAAATTTCATCAATGGCGAGTTTGTTGATGCCGTTGACACCCACCCTGTCACCAACCCAGCGACCGGCGTGCTGCTCGCTGATGCACCAGAGTCGGATAAAGCAGCCGTCGACCAGGCTGTTGCTGCAGCCCGCGCAGCCCAGCCAGCATGGGCGAAGCTGACCAACTCGCAGCGCGGCGAATACCTGACCAAGCTCGCTGCGTTGCTGCGTGATAACGTAGATCGTTTCGCCACCTACCTCGTGGAAGAGCAAGGCAAGGTGCGCGGTTTGGCTGAGGTTGAGGTGGCGTTTACCGCCGACTACTTCGACTACATGGCTGGTTTCGCCCGCCGCATTGAAGGTGAGGTTCTGCCTTCGGATCGCCCAGGTGAGATGATCATGATGACCTACCAGCCCATTGGTGTGGTCGCAGGCATCCTGCCATGGAACTTCCCCTTCTTCCTCATTGCCCGCAAGATGGCTCCAGCCCTGCTGACCGGTAACACGATCGTGATTAAGCCAAGTGAGGAAACCCCGATCAACGCTTTCGAGTTCTGCAAGCTGGTGCAGGAAGTTGGCCTGCCTGCGGGCGTGTTCAACATGGTCGGCGGCCGCGGCTCCGTGGTCGGCGAAGCCCTGACCACCCACCCTGATGTGGACCTGATCTCGATGACCGGCTCCGTTGAGGTGGGCAAGCGCATCATGGAAGCAGCAGGCAAGAACCTCACCCGCGTCAACCTTGAGTTGGGTGGCAAGGCTCCTGCTATCGTGCTTGCCGACGCCGACCTCGAGCTCGCAGCCACCGCTATCTGGAACTCCCGTGTGATCAACACCGGCCAGGTCTGCAACTGTGCTGAGGTTGTGCTCGTGGAAGAGTCCGTCCACGACGCGCTGCTGGAGAAGCTCATTGCGAAGATGGATGGCACGAAGTACGGCAATCCTTCTGAGGTTGTTGAACTCGACATGGGCCCACTAATCAACGCTGAGGCAATGGACAAGCTCGACGAGATGATCGAAAACGCCATCTCTGCAGGCTGCACGCTGGAACTGGGCGGTGCCCGCGCCACCGACAAGGGCGAGGGCAATTTCTACCAGCCCACCGTACTCTCCGGCGCCACCGCCGATATGGATATTGCGCGCAAGGAAATCTTCGGCCCAGTGCTGCCGGTGGTGAAGGTGAAGGATCTGGATGAGGCTATTGCGATTGCAAACGCATCCAATTACGGCCTGACCAGCTCCGTTTTCACCAACGACTTGAATAAGGCACTGAAGGCATCGAACGAGCTGCAGTACGGTGAGACTTATGTCAACCGTGAGCACTTTGAGGCGATGCAGGGCTTCCACGCTGGCCGCCGCCAATCCGGCATCGGTGGTGCCGACGGCAAGCATGGCCTGATGGAGTACGTCGAGACCCACATGGTGTACATCCAGACGCACTAAACCCATAGGGAGTGAGAATCCCCACGATCCCACTTAATTTGGGGGAGTGGGGATTTCGATATGTCTCTAAGGCCCGCGTGTATTGCTATGACGTTGTAGTCATCATTCCTTGATAGCCATAGGTTGGAATTCCACACGCATTTTTCCGGTGAGTAGTCCTCACCATTTTCGAGTAGTCAGGCAGCTCTGTTATTACAAAACCACTGACACTACAACAATTTTCCTTGTCATCTTAGTTCCTAGCCCGGATTTTTCATGGGTGTGGGGTGAAAAGGTGAGCAAAAAGTAAAGAAAGTGCTTCTTGACCTGCTAGAATAGAGATGTTTTGAAGTCAATAATCTAGGCAGAAAGAAACACTTTCAAGGTGAAGACTACCACATACATTCCACGGGTTGCTAGCTGTTCTCATCTTGTATCCGGTGCGGGGGTGTTACCGTTTGCTCACGTAGCCGAATTGGTGGGAATAAGTGACTGCCTTGATTCCGCTTTGCCGCGTTCTGGGCTCACGCACACGTTAGGGGATGTGTGGGTGAATCTGGCTTTATCGTTGATTGCTGGTGGGGATGATGTCCACGACATCACCTTGCTTTCTTCTGTTTCAACCGCGTTAGCATCAAAATCGTTACCGTCAGTGACAACCGCATGGCGGCGGATCACAGAATATGCAGATACCAGCGAGCATGTGCGAGAAGGGTTTATCCACGCAGCGAAACAAGCTCGCACTAGGGTGTGGGATTTGTTAGGTGATCACGCTCCGCATCGGGTGGCAACAGTTGAACAACCACTGGTTATCGATATTGATGCCACGTTGATTACCGCACATTCCGATAAGGAAAACGCGACGCCTACCTATAAGAAAGGCTTTGGTTTCCACCCGTTATGTGCCTTTATTGATTACACCAGCATCGGTCTGCCTGGTGGGGAGTTTCTTAACTGCCTGCTTCGACCAGGAAATGCCGGGGCAAACACAATTCGTGATCACTGCCAGCTTGTTGACGAGATTCTTGCCACCCTGCCTGATCACAGTGATGGTCAACCCTGGGGCAAACGATTAGTCATCCGTGCTGACAGTGCTGGTGGGACAAAGAAATTCATCAGTTTCCTCAACGATCACAACCTTGGGTATGTTCTGGGTTATTCCGCCCCGCCGACAGCGCGCATCACCCTTGACCATCACCTTCAATCCCAACAAACAACCAACGCTGATACACAACACTTGGGAACCAGTGCTCACACAGGCAAAGACTGTGATCGGTGGGATACTCGGGTGCCGATTGTGCGTGCTTCAGGGGATCTGGTTTGTGATGAGAACCATTTCCTTGAAGACATCACCGGACTACTGCGCACCGCAAATATAGATGAGCACCAACCTTTGGTGAATCTTCTAGCTGACTACCCCGAGGATATGCGTGTTATCGCACGAATCGAACCACCCCACCCAGGGTGCCAACACAGTCTTTTCAACCAACATGGTGTTCGCGCCCAACTGTGCGTAACGAACCTTATTGGGAATATTCAACACATTGACTACTGCTACCGTAATCGGTCTTTATGTGAACAACACATCAAAGACACCAAAGACCAAGGCCTTAGTAAACTGCCGTTTAAACAATTCGGGGCGAACCAAATCTGGTGTTTGATCGTTGCACTATCCCACCAACTTCTTACCTGGACGAAACTCATCGACGCCTGCCACCACAAGGATCATTCACACCAAGAAACAAGCAAGCCTTGGTGGACATGGGTGCCGAAGACTATCCGTGTAAGGTTTGTTGCGGTTGCATCAAAAATCACCACAAGCAGCAGACGCATCATCCTCCAGCTTGACCAGCACAACCCCCACACCCACACACTGGTCACGCTTATTGGCTACACCCAGAGCCTTCTACAGCCACGCTGGAAGAAACGAAAACCCTAACACCCCTAGGCCCACACACGCGATCTGGCAGCCACACTGCAGGCACACCCCAACCCCCAAACCCCACACAACTTTATGGACGCACACCTTGCCCTAAAAACCACGAATCAAAGGGCGAAGGTGAACCAACCAACCCCACAAACACACCACCCCAACCCACCACCACCAAACCCACCCCATGAAAAATCTGGGCTAGTCGCCCGTAGACTAGGCGAAAGTCTCAATTCTAGGAGACCTCGTTGTCTTCCCGAATTGGGTTGCGTGAAAAGAATGAAACGATCTCAGGAATATACAAGAGGAAGGTTATTAGTAGCGCAACCCACCAATATTTTAAAGTCTGAGTGAGATGTCCGACGAGCATCATGACTGAAAAGGCAACTAGTAGTACTCCTAGTAGTTTTGTTAATTTATCCATTATGCCCCTATCTAGGTGAAGCATCCCACAGCGGTATCGCCGACACGAACCCAACCATCAGAATCTGACCTGTACCAAGCCCATCCACCACCAACCGCACAGAGCACAAAAGCTCCGGGGCCTACCCACCTTGCAAAAACTAGCCCTTTTTTAAGTACCCATTTTGTACCTCGCCAAAACACTTTACCTGCCTTCTTTGCCCATTCCCAGACTTCTGACCAACTAGGATCTGCAACGATAGGATAAGCGAATTCCCCTGATTTATGCTCCACCACCTGGGTAAGCACATTTCCGTCAGTTTCAAACCACGTAGGTACATTCTTCCCGTTGGCGTCAATAGCCCATGGGGTATCAATAACGCTATCTAAAAGTTGCTCCCCAGAATCATTTACACGGTAGATAAAGGCAGCCCCAGTGTTCTTGTCGATTTCAATGGAAGATGCACCTTCGATCGTATAGGGTATTCTCTCTGATGCGGTTTTATTTCCAAGGATCGCATGGATTTGCACAGTTTTTCCATCAGAAACTATTGAGAAATCGGGATCTGAGAAACCTTCTTCATTGACGATAACTTGTTCGCCGATCATGTTCATAGAAGCTTCTGATGAGACAGGCAAAACTATTTCGCTTGTATCATTAATGTTTCCTCCAAGCTGAATCTTTACAGAGTCGCTTGAAGTAACAACAGGCGCTGCATCACTATTGCCGAAACCAAATTCGTCATTACCTATAGGGGTGGGTAGCGCTTTATAGTTTCGATCCCCAATGACATCTAACGCATTATCCGTCGCATCAAATACGGCATGATCTTCCACCGTTTCAGCCATAGCTAATGTTGATGAGCTGAAAAACAGTAAACATGCAAACAAGAATGCAGACAAGAGACTTACTTTGTTCCGCCTAGCACTGGTCATTTGAAAACCTCCTTAATGAAAATGAGTGCTATTAAGTTAATGACAGATTAACAGCGGCGCATCAATAGGTCAATGTTTTAGCCTCAAACTTTTTCATTTTTCAGGAATTCAGGTGTGGTGAACTTGGGCAGAGGAGTTAGAATGTGAGGTATTCTCACCAGGATTTGTTGTGGTTGAGTCGTCATAATTTTGGTTGACGGGAACATCGTTAAAAGAAGGAGGTAGAAGTAATTGGATGTTGTCCCTGCATAGCTTTGTGTTTGTCTTCACGGGTTATGGCTTTGAATTCTTCAAAATGACCCTATCCGTTCTGATTAGTGCCGAAGTCAAGACAGAGAAAGAGAATGTTTTCTTGATTAGGCATGACGCAGCACGTCTTTAATAGTGTGGGGCTTTTATCAGAAGCAACTTGAAGTGCTTCGTGGGTGTAGCGATAGCTTTGTGTCTTGAAGAACGTGTGCATCACGGGCGATGGTCAGGATACTGGTTGCTTAATAAAGCTAGTTTGAGCAGCATGATTGCTTGTGTTGGCCAAGTTGCAGCGCTTATGAATAGTCCTAGGCTGGAACTTAAGTGAATACTCGGTGCGGCAGAAAGTACGAGCACGCGGGTGTTCTGAGCAGGGTAATTTTCAAATCTCAAACCATTCTGAGTGCAAACCCCCGCATGCTTAGCGTAGAGGTTCCACCCACCAAGACCACACATGGATTTTTCTGTTGAGCAAACCTCATTGGTTCATGTGCTTACGTAAAATTAGATGGACCAAGTAGTGATTGTGTGAGAGTGAAAGACGATGAGCGGTACGGTAATCTATAAGCACCTTGCTAAATCCAGCAAGGCAGAACTTCAGCGGCTGGCCGAGCAAAGTAAAAATCGAGAGGTCAAAGAACTTCTTAAGTGTATTGCTCAAGCTGCTTCTAATGAAGTACTCATTATTCGGGAGGCAAAAGATCTGAGCCTAAATGAAGCTGCCAAATTTTTAGGTGTGAGTCTTACTTATATTGAAAGGCTTCTTAATGAGTCGGTGATTTCGTTCTCAATGGTGGGTTCCCACAAACGTATTCCCATTGATGAACTTTTGCGTTTTGTTCATCAGCGAGAAAATGCACGCCGACGCTTTGCTGAAAACGTTGCTTACCGGGAAAAAGTCCATGCTCAAGCTGTGGGCGAGCTTCTAGAATTAATGTAGCTATTTTTCTGAAAAGCTACCTAAGCTTGATCAACTGTGAGACTCCTCACCAAAGGCTTGAAGCGGGGGATAAGCACTTCGCGTCTCAGATAGTGAACGCTTTGCCCCATCAAATCAGACCCCATCACAATCAACGGCTACATCTGGAAGATTCACCAGTGCGCATTCTTCCCAGTTCATGTGTGGGGCAACGACGCCAATACTTGTGAGTTCTTTTTCTATTTCTTCTTGTGTCTTCCCTTGCACAGTGGCTATTGCCTGCGCGGAAAGTATCCCTGCTTGGTACCCAGCGATAGCTCTGGCGAGAATTCTTTGC contains these protein-coding regions:
- a CDS encoding excisionase family DNA-binding protein yields the protein MSGTVIYKHLAKSSKAELQRLAEQSKNREVKELLKCIAQAASNEVLIIREAKDLSLNEAAKFLGVSLTYIERLLNESVISFSMVGSHKRIPIDELLRFVHQRENARRRFAENVAYREKVHAQAVGELLELM